A region of Vibrio porteresiae DSM 19223 DNA encodes the following proteins:
- a CDS encoding LysR family transcriptional regulator — protein MSRLNYHHLYYFWQVAKQGNLTQTAQKLHISQSALSSQIKQLEQSMGVDLFVRKGRALTLTESGYHALSYAEEIFRNGEELETLLTSGKTLPGATIRIGILSTISRNFIEQFIQPLINQDDCRYVLQSMSQTGLLNALAELQLDVALTNIPVRGSNKQNWQSRVLARQAVAIIGPPDLKLKEELGASYRHRRWVLPYGENPLRAAFDAYAAQYQLQPEIIAESDDMAMLRLLTRDTGALAVMPEVVVKDELDHGVLKRYLLLPNVYENYYAVTVKRRVVHPKLDMLLRPI, from the coding sequence ATGAGTCGCCTAAACTACCATCATCTCTACTATTTTTGGCAAGTGGCCAAGCAAGGTAACCTGACCCAGACGGCGCAGAAGTTGCATATCTCTCAGTCTGCTCTTTCTTCACAAATCAAGCAGTTAGAGCAATCTATGGGGGTGGATCTCTTTGTGCGAAAAGGTCGCGCGTTAACCCTCACGGAGAGTGGCTATCATGCCCTCAGTTATGCGGAAGAAATCTTTCGTAATGGTGAGGAGTTAGAGACGTTATTGACCAGTGGTAAGACCTTACCAGGGGCAACAATTCGTATTGGTATCTTGTCAACCATCTCCAGAAACTTCATTGAGCAGTTTATTCAGCCCCTGATTAATCAAGATGATTGTCGTTATGTACTGCAATCAATGAGTCAAACCGGTCTGCTCAATGCCTTAGCTGAGCTGCAATTGGATGTGGCACTAACCAATATTCCGGTGCGCGGTTCGAATAAACAGAACTGGCAGAGTCGCGTGCTTGCTCGTCAAGCGGTGGCGATTATCGGTCCGCCTGACTTGAAGCTCAAAGAGGAGCTCGGTGCTAGCTATCGCCATCGTCGGTGGGTGTTGCCTTATGGTGAAAACCCATTGCGTGCGGCATTTGATGCTTATGCGGCGCAATATCAGCTGCAGCCGGAGATCATTGCTGAGTCAGACGACATGGCGATGCTGCGTCTGTTGACCCGTGATACAGGGGCGCTGGCAGTCATGCCTGAAGTGGTGGTAAAAGACGAGCTTGACCATGGTGTGTTAAAACGCTATTTGCTGCTGCCGAACGTTTACGAAAACTACTATGCGGTCACCGTAAAACGGCGAGTGGTGCATCCCAAACTGGATATGCTGCTACGGCCGATTTAA
- a CDS encoding NADH-quinone oxidoreductase subunit L has protein sequence MYSLFLVTPLKLMLLGLIAILGFTIVRYSWVAFSGEADRSRFLRSLLMTIAAVVLVITSNHLVLFWAAWVAVSLSLHRLILFYPLRPRAQLAAHKKFLLARLSELLLAIAFAALYTQYQTPYISDIIAHSSFTHSTTSTTVAAIMLGLVALIKCAQLPMHGWLIQVVEAPTPVSALLHAGIVNLGGILLLFFAPIVASSSIACWMIVILAGISTVIAGLVSTTRISVKVKLAWSTSSQMGLMLVEIALGLYEMALLHLFAHSFYKAYSFLNSGNTVNHYLAAKLAGEVKPKVRHWSIALSLGLILLAIAQWEFEVMTSFAATILVWLALSALLLPSITRFDKGTPARLLISLGFAIALLTLYTTAKHHLGTLMGLDAPLNLAADITVACLFVSLFACSIALQYWPHVSWVKRLFIWLNAGAYLDEWATRLTLKLWPSESLLKLQHAHWQVETEVK, from the coding sequence ATGTATTCTCTGTTTCTGGTGACACCGCTCAAACTGATGTTACTCGGTTTGATTGCGATTTTAGGGTTCACCATCGTTCGTTATAGTTGGGTTGCGTTTAGTGGTGAAGCAGACCGTTCCCGATTCTTGCGTTCGCTTTTGATGACTATTGCAGCCGTTGTATTGGTGATTACAAGTAACCATCTCGTACTTTTCTGGGCAGCATGGGTGGCGGTCAGTTTATCTCTACACCGTTTGATACTGTTTTATCCATTGCGTCCACGAGCTCAGCTTGCTGCGCACAAGAAATTCTTGCTAGCACGCCTGAGTGAATTGCTCTTAGCTATCGCCTTTGCCGCTCTGTACACCCAATACCAAACGCCGTACATCAGCGATATCATCGCGCATTCATCCTTTACTCATAGCACAACAAGCACCACAGTTGCTGCAATCATGCTCGGTCTAGTGGCTTTAATTAAATGTGCTCAGCTACCGATGCACGGCTGGCTTATCCAAGTGGTTGAAGCGCCAACGCCAGTCTCTGCACTGCTGCACGCTGGCATCGTCAACCTGGGTGGTATCTTGCTGCTGTTCTTTGCCCCGATTGTCGCTTCAAGCAGCATTGCTTGCTGGATGATTGTCATTCTTGCTGGCATCAGTACCGTTATCGCCGGACTTGTGAGCACCACGCGTATCAGTGTCAAAGTGAAGTTAGCTTGGTCGACCAGCTCACAAATGGGCTTAATGTTGGTGGAAATCGCACTTGGTCTGTATGAAATGGCGCTGCTGCACCTGTTCGCTCACTCATTCTACAAAGCGTATTCGTTCCTAAACAGCGGCAACACCGTTAACCACTATCTTGCCGCTAAGCTCGCGGGTGAAGTGAAACCTAAGGTTCGCCACTGGTCGATTGCACTGTCTCTTGGGTTAATTCTCTTGGCCATAGCCCAGTGGGAATTCGAGGTCATGACCAGTTTTGCCGCCACCATCTTGGTTTGGTTGGCACTGAGCGCCCTACTGCTGCCGAGTATCACCCGCTTTGACAAAGGCACGCCAGCTCGCTTACTGATATCGCTAGGGTTTGCCATTGCTCTACTAACCCTATACACCACAGCCAAACACCATCTGGGTACGTTAATGGGCTTAGATGCACCGCTGAATCTCGCTGCAGATATCACTGTCGCTTGTTTATTCGTGAGCCTATTTGCCTGCTCTATCGCACTGCAATACTGGCCGCATGTGAGTTGGGTAAAACGTCTGTTTATCTGGCTAAACGCAGGCGCTTACTTAGATGAATGGGCAACCCGCTTAACCTTAAAATTGTGGCCAAGTGAGTCACTTCTCAAACTGCAACACGCGCATTGGCAAGTCGAAACCGAGGTAAAATAA